A section of the Polyodon spathula isolate WHYD16114869_AA chromosome 51, ASM1765450v1, whole genome shotgun sequence genome encodes:
- the pklr gene encoding pyruvate kinase PKLR isoform X2, protein MAGLSQSQDSFIQRQQLDAAMADTFLEHLCLLDIDQEPITARNTSIVCTIGPASRSVEKLQEMIKAGMNVARLNFSHGSHEYHAGSIQNVRRAVESLSSEPLYYRPVAIALDTKGPEIRTGLVRGEEGGEVELVKGSRVRVVTQDSLRDSTDASQIWLDYKNIPRVMRVGGRVFVDDGLISLRALHIGPDYVETEVENGGVLCSRKGVNLPGVVVDLPAVSERDRQDLAFAVEQGVDMVFASFIRKAADVAAVREALGEGGRHIKIISKVENHEGVKRFDEILQASDGIMVARGDLGIEIPAEKVFLAQKMMIGRCNSAGKPVICATQMLESMIKKPRPTRAEGSDVANAVLDGADCIMLSGETAKGEYPVEAVSMMHSIAREAEAAVFHKQQFEELRRLTPLTSDPTEVTAIGAVEASFKSSAGAIIVLTTSGRSAQLLSRYRPRAPIIAVTRNERLARQAHLYRGIFPALVRDPPSPVWADDVDQRVNFGMELGKARGFFGSGDMVIVVTGWSPGSGHTNIMRAVTVP, encoded by the exons ATGGCTGGTCTGTCTCAGTCTCAGGATTCATTCATTCAGAGGCAGCAGCTGGACGCTGCGATGGCTGACACCTTCCTGGAGCACCTGTGCCTGCTGGACATCGACCAGGAGCCGATCACAGCCAGGAACACCAGCATAGTGTGCACTATAG gcCCAGCCTCTCGCTCGGTGGAGAAGCTGCAGGAGATGATCAAGGCTGGTATGAATGTGGCGAGGCTCAACTTCTCCCACGGCTCCCACGAG TACCACGCTGGCTCCATTCAGAACGTGCGCAGGGCTGTGGAGAGCCTGTCCTCTGAGCCACTGTATTACCGGCCCGTCGCCATCGCGCTGGACACCAAGGGGCCAGAGATTAGGACTGGACTGGTCAGGGGG gaGGAGGGTGGGGAGGTGGAGCTGGTGAAGGGATCCCGGGTGCGTGTGGTCACTCAGGACAGTCTGAGGGACAGCACGGACGCCTCTCAGATTTGGCTCGACTACAAGAACATCCCGAGGGTGATGCGGGTGGGGGGGCGCGTGTTCGTGGACGACGGGCTCATCTCCCTGCGCGCCCTCCACATCg GCCCGGACTATGTGGAGACGGAGGTGGAGAATGGGGGGGTGCTGTGCAGCAGGAAGGGGGTGAACCTGCCGGGTGTGGTGGTGGACCTGCCCGCGGTGTCGGAGAGGGACCGGCAGGACCTGGCCTTCGCCGTGGAGCAGGGCGTGGACATGGTCTTCGCGTCCTTCATCCGCAAGGCAGCCGACGTGGCGGCCGTGAGGGAGGcgctgggggagggggggcggCACATCAAGATCATCAGCAAAGTGGAGAACCACGAGGGGGTGAAGAG GTTCGATGAGATCCTGCAGGCCAGCGATGGCATCATGGTTGCCCGCGGCGACCTCGGAATTGAGATTCCTGCTGAGAAGGTGTTCCTGGCTCAGAAGATGATGATTGGTCGATGCAACAGCGCTGGGAAGCCTGTCATCTGCGCCACTCAG ATGCTGGAGAGCATGATTAAGAAGCCCCGACCCACACGCGCGGAAGGAAGTGATGTCGCCAACGCTGTCCTGGACGGAGCGGATTGCATCATGCTGTCGGGGGAGACGGCCAAGGGGGAGTACCCTGTGGAGGCTGTGAGCATGATGCACTcg ATCGCTCGTGAAGCTGAGGCCGCCGTCTTCCACAAGCAGCAGTTCGAGGAGCTGCGGCGCCTGACCCCACTGACCTCCGACCCCACCGAGGTCACGGCCATCGGAGCCGTCGAGGCATCTTTCAAGAGCAGCGCCGGAGCCATCATCGTCCTCACCACCTCCGGCAG GTCGGCGCAGCTCCTGTCCCGGTACCGCCCGCGCGCCCCGATCATCGCGGTGACCCGGAACGAGAGGCTGGCCCGGCAGGCTCACCTCTATCGAGGGATCTTCCCAGCGCTGGTCCGGGATCCACCCAGCCCGGTGTGGGCCGACGACGTGGACCAGAGAGTGAACTTCGGCATGGAGCtcg GGAAGGCGAGGGGGTTCTTCGGGAGCGGGGACATGGTGATTGTGGTGACAGGCTGGAGTCCGGGGTCTGGGCACACCAACATCATGAGAGCCGTCACCGTCCCCTAG
- the pklr gene encoding pyruvate kinase PKLR isoform X1, protein MIGARIRRYSESMAGLSQSQDSFIQRQQLDAAMADTFLEHLCLLDIDQEPITARNTSIVCTIGPASRSVEKLQEMIKAGMNVARLNFSHGSHEYHAGSIQNVRRAVESLSSEPLYYRPVAIALDTKGPEIRTGLVRGEEGGEVELVKGSRVRVVTQDSLRDSTDASQIWLDYKNIPRVMRVGGRVFVDDGLISLRALHIGPDYVETEVENGGVLCSRKGVNLPGVVVDLPAVSERDRQDLAFAVEQGVDMVFASFIRKAADVAAVREALGEGGRHIKIISKVENHEGVKRFDEILQASDGIMVARGDLGIEIPAEKVFLAQKMMIGRCNSAGKPVICATQMLESMIKKPRPTRAEGSDVANAVLDGADCIMLSGETAKGEYPVEAVSMMHSIAREAEAAVFHKQQFEELRRLTPLTSDPTEVTAIGAVEASFKSSAGAIIVLTTSGRSAQLLSRYRPRAPIIAVTRNERLARQAHLYRGIFPALVRDPPSPVWADDVDQRVNFGMELGKARGFFGSGDMVIVVTGWSPGSGHTNIMRAVTVP, encoded by the exons ATGATAGGAG ctcgTATTCGTCGGTACTCAGAGAGCATGGCTGGTCTGTCTCAGTCTCAGGATTCATTCATTCAGAGGCAGCAGCTGGACGCTGCGATGGCTGACACCTTCCTGGAGCACCTGTGCCTGCTGGACATCGACCAGGAGCCGATCACAGCCAGGAACACCAGCATAGTGTGCACTATAG gcCCAGCCTCTCGCTCGGTGGAGAAGCTGCAGGAGATGATCAAGGCTGGTATGAATGTGGCGAGGCTCAACTTCTCCCACGGCTCCCACGAG TACCACGCTGGCTCCATTCAGAACGTGCGCAGGGCTGTGGAGAGCCTGTCCTCTGAGCCACTGTATTACCGGCCCGTCGCCATCGCGCTGGACACCAAGGGGCCAGAGATTAGGACTGGACTGGTCAGGGGG gaGGAGGGTGGGGAGGTGGAGCTGGTGAAGGGATCCCGGGTGCGTGTGGTCACTCAGGACAGTCTGAGGGACAGCACGGACGCCTCTCAGATTTGGCTCGACTACAAGAACATCCCGAGGGTGATGCGGGTGGGGGGGCGCGTGTTCGTGGACGACGGGCTCATCTCCCTGCGCGCCCTCCACATCg GCCCGGACTATGTGGAGACGGAGGTGGAGAATGGGGGGGTGCTGTGCAGCAGGAAGGGGGTGAACCTGCCGGGTGTGGTGGTGGACCTGCCCGCGGTGTCGGAGAGGGACCGGCAGGACCTGGCCTTCGCCGTGGAGCAGGGCGTGGACATGGTCTTCGCGTCCTTCATCCGCAAGGCAGCCGACGTGGCGGCCGTGAGGGAGGcgctgggggagggggggcggCACATCAAGATCATCAGCAAAGTGGAGAACCACGAGGGGGTGAAGAG GTTCGATGAGATCCTGCAGGCCAGCGATGGCATCATGGTTGCCCGCGGCGACCTCGGAATTGAGATTCCTGCTGAGAAGGTGTTCCTGGCTCAGAAGATGATGATTGGTCGATGCAACAGCGCTGGGAAGCCTGTCATCTGCGCCACTCAG ATGCTGGAGAGCATGATTAAGAAGCCCCGACCCACACGCGCGGAAGGAAGTGATGTCGCCAACGCTGTCCTGGACGGAGCGGATTGCATCATGCTGTCGGGGGAGACGGCCAAGGGGGAGTACCCTGTGGAGGCTGTGAGCATGATGCACTcg ATCGCTCGTGAAGCTGAGGCCGCCGTCTTCCACAAGCAGCAGTTCGAGGAGCTGCGGCGCCTGACCCCACTGACCTCCGACCCCACCGAGGTCACGGCCATCGGAGCCGTCGAGGCATCTTTCAAGAGCAGCGCCGGAGCCATCATCGTCCTCACCACCTCCGGCAG GTCGGCGCAGCTCCTGTCCCGGTACCGCCCGCGCGCCCCGATCATCGCGGTGACCCGGAACGAGAGGCTGGCCCGGCAGGCTCACCTCTATCGAGGGATCTTCCCAGCGCTGGTCCGGGATCCACCCAGCCCGGTGTGGGCCGACGACGTGGACCAGAGAGTGAACTTCGGCATGGAGCtcg GGAAGGCGAGGGGGTTCTTCGGGAGCGGGGACATGGTGATTGTGGTGACAGGCTGGAGTCCGGGGTCTGGGCACACCAACATCATGAGAGCCGTCACCGTCCCCTAG